The DNA segment ATATGTGAAAAATGGCAGCGAGTAGAAGGGAGTTGTACTCCAGAAGAAGAACCGGTTTCGGTCCTCACCCTCGAAGAGGAAGTTGACTGCGCGTTCGTAGATACGAAAGTGAACATACAGGGCGTTGGGGTCCGTTTCTGGGTACTCCTCGAAACGACTGCGAATGCTCTCGCGGATCGCTGACTCGGAAAGGCCGGTGATCTCCGCGACGTCTTCGACCGGGAAGATGCCGTACTGTTGGATCACCTGATCTACGAGTTCGTCCATCGTCAGCGAACGAGCAGGGGTCAAATCTGGGAGGACCATGTCACCGCCGTCACCGGTAATGTACGAAAGCGAGGACCCGTACTCCTCGCGGATTTGTCGGAAGAATCCGAGGATAAACGATGTCAGAAGGCCGACCTGGCCATTCTTTGTTTTGATGAGGGTCTCGAGGTCTCTCCCCACTGGATGGGACACCTGATAGGTTTGCCACTCGACGTCGAACTCCGCAGCAATCACTCGAGCGATCTCGACGTCGGATTGTGGAACGTATTCCGACGATTCCATCGTCGCAGCGACCGGAGACTGCTCCTCTATCTGATAGCCGGCAAGCACGGATCGGGAGTCGAGACCGCCACTAAGCGAGATAACATCGGTTCCCTTCGAGCTCGATCGCTGTCGACACGCACGTTCGAACAACGACACTAGTTCGGAGGCGTTTCGTTCTGCAGATCGGTCCGCGTGTTCGTTCTCGTCAAACGCGAACGTCTGTACCGTCGTCTCCGTCGTCAGGCCGTGGTCGGGATCAAAAACGAGCAGGCTCGCCGGTCTCATCCGGTTGACTCCCTCGAGGAGTGTTCGCTCACCCAGTGAGTGGCCAAGCAGTAGGCACTGTGCGATCCCCATCTGATCGAACGAGTCCCCGAATTCACTGACGAGGTATCGTAACTCCCGAGAGAACACGAACGTCTCACCGTCTTGGGCATAATAGACGGGAAGTCGCCCAAGAGCGTCATTGAGCAACGCGAGTCGTCCGGAGTCCTTCTCGTATGCGACGAGGAGAAACTCACCATCAGTCTCGGTCACCCAGTCTTCGACTCGTTCGTTGTCACCGTGCTCGAATACGGTTTCAGCGAGCGACAGTAAGCCATATTTGTCCCCAGAATCAGCACCATCGTGTCCCTTCTCGCGGGTAATTTCGTTTTCGCCATCGTGATCACGTTCGGCCCCACCATCGTCGTAAATCCGTCCCTCGAGATAGACCCAGTGCGTTTCGTTCTCGTATATGGCGGTTGGATACTCCGGGTATGCGGTCACCCCGAGGGAGTATTCGCTCGAATTGAGCATTACTGTGGCCTCATACCGATCCATATGGGTCAACGGATCTAGGGATTTCCGGAACGACTCGGCGTCGGCGTCTGTCGCCGTCGTTTGGCCTGAAATACCAACCATATTTGTCTCTCTGCATATCACATATTCGTAATATACACTCTTATTACCGGTAACCTGAAACTACTATCAATCGGTCGATACTGTCTAGCTGAGAAGCCGTTGCTTCTCGTTTACAGATACTCGTCTGAGTATCAGGTGGTTTAGACCCCATACTGACAGAACTATGACTGATGCACGCAAAATTCGGTAATTCACCGATCGAGTTTCGCATCTACGCAGCGTCTCAGGGAAACGACTCTTCAAAACCCCGGGGGCATTCGTCCTCGGTGTCCTCGAGGAGTTCCGCGCGGAAGTGGGTGTCGTAGCATCCGACGGGTTTGGGCTCGTGACGGACGCTAATCCGGAACACGACCAAGCATTCCTCGACGAATTGTTCCACGCCCTCGCTGACAAACGGACTCAGCACCGTCAGTGGTATACTGGCAATAGATCACACAATACGGAACTGACTGTGAAACCGTGTCGGTGGCGATAGCACTGCAGCCAGCGGTCCGAGTCGTCGATATAACACGCGAACGGTCGGTTACTCGGCGTCCTCGAGTAATCCGAGATCGGTTGCAACGAGGTCGGCAATGCTGTCGACGATATCGGGATCGACGGTTGCAACGTCGCTCCCTCCGTGTAACTGTTCGTTGTGCCGCTCGACCGTCTCCGCAACGTCTGAGAGGGGGATACGGGAGGTCGTCTCACACTCAGCGCAGACGATCGGAACGCGGGGTTCGTCCTCGTTGGCGGCTGTCATCGGGTATTTCTCTCGAGCGAAGTGACAAAGCTTCACTGGTTGTGAATGTTCACGCAGCGGTTGCGTGAGGATTTCGTGCCGACCGTCGCCCGCGGGCGATCATCCCGACTGACGTCGAGTGAGCGCGAGTGCGACGAGCGCGAGTGCGACGATCACCGCCGGAACGCCGAAGCCGGGGATCACGTCGGCATCGTCGGTGTTGTCACCGTCATCGCTCTCGCCATCGTCACTCTCTCCATCGGCGCTATCGTCGCTTTCGTCACCGTCGTCGCTACTGCCCTCAGCACTACCCGTTTCGCTGACGACTGGTGTGCCACTGTGATCGTTTTCCTCGCCGTCGACGCCGGTTTCGTCGCTATCGAGTTGCAAGACGACGACGACCTGTCCGTGTGAGCCGTCTGGGGTGTACGTCCACTCGCCGCCGACTTCCTCGTAGGATTCTGCGTCTTCGATCGCATCGACGTCGGTGTCCCACGCCTCGTTTGGCTGTTCGATGTAGCCGACGACGTCTATCTTGTCGGCGTGTTCGCCTTCGATCTGGACCTCGCCGTACTCGATCGTCGCGTTCTCCTCTAAGCCGTGCATCTCGATGCTGTGGGTGTCCATGTAGCCGTCGCCCTGCACGAGGTCGTCGGTCGTTCCGAACTGGTCGCTATCGAGCGGTCGGTCGTAGTGGTCTGTGAGCGGGTACTGAACGGTTACGGGGTTCGCCTCCGAGTGCCAGGACAGTTTCTCACCGGTCTCGATGGTGACCGTCGTGTCTGGAACGCTTTCGCCGACGATCGGTTCACCGGCTTCGTTGAGCAACGTCACGCCGATCTTTCCGGAGCCGTCGCCGAGATACGGCGAGCGGTACTCGTCACGCGGGTTGATGTAACTGACCCAGTCGTCGTCGCCCGCCTCGTAGTACAATTCGCCCTCTTCGGGTGCCGGTTCGACGTAGGCTTCCTCGGAGACGGAGCCGTTCGCCTCGCTCACGTCGGATTCGATGGTACTCGCAGACGCGGTGATCGTAGCGCTATCGGCCCCGATTCCGGCGGGGGCCGCGAGGCCGACGACGCCGATGAAGACGAGTCCGGTCAGCGTGAAGGCGAGGACTGCAATGCCTCGATGCATCGCTACCGTCCTCCGGTGGTCTGATCTGGCTGTCGCCGCTGACTGCTCGAGTGAGGCGTCGACGCTACCCATCTCAGTTCCTGTTCGCGCCGTCTTAGTGCCTGTCCGTGCCGTCTCAGTGCCTGTCCGCACCGATGTGTCCGTCGGTGGCTCTCCTGTGTCATCTCCTCAACAAGCGATAGTCACTGATTTTTATATGACACGAATACCAGAATATAATGGGTTCCTACCACCCTTCCCGAGAGTGTTTCACGCGTCACAACCGAAGCTCTCGAGGAGTGTTTCCTCCCTCACAATCGGGACCTGCGAGTGAAAACTGGGATTCACGAGTCGAGTGTGTCGAGCGAACGTGAGCGGAGAACGTGTCGCTTATGCGGCTCTCGCCCCTAACCCGGAAAAGATGAGTGAGGGCGACGTCGCGGCGTTTACGCACCTCGGGGAGACGGTTCGGGGGGCGCTTTCCGAACGCGGCTTTTCGACGCCGACGGCACCACAGCGAGTGGCTATTCCGCCGTTGTCGGCCGGCGAGCACACGCTCGTGATCGCGCCGACGGGGAGTGGCAAGACCGAGACTGCCATGTTGCCCGTCTTCGATCATCTCCTCGCGGAGGATGGGCCACCCGAGGGCTTCGGAGTGTTGTACGTCACGCCGTTGCGAGCGCTCAACCGTGACATGCGCGAACGCCTCGAGTGGTGGGGCGAGTACCTCGGTCTCGAGGTGGACGTTCGCCACGGCGACACGACCCAGTACCAACGGGGGAAACAGGCCGAAAACCCGCCGGACGTGCTCGTGACGACGCCGGAGACGCTGCAAGCGATGTTGACGGGGAAGCGACTTCGGGAGGCTCTCGCGGACGTGTCTCACGTCGTCATCGACGAGGTCCACGAACTCGCCGCGTCGAAACGCGGCGCACAGCTCGCCGTCGGCCTCGAGCGCCTCGAAGACCTCGCGTCGGGCGTCCAGCGGATTGGCCTCTCGGCGACGGTCGGCGACCCCGGCGAGGTCGGAAACTTTCTCACCGGCGGTCGCCCCTGTGAAATCCGCGAAATCGACGTGGGAAGCAACGTCGACGTGACCGTTCGCCAGCCCGAAATCACCGACGAGGACGAACGACTCGCGGGCGAACTGATGACCGAGGCGGACACGGCCAGTCACGTTCGTCTCATCCGCGATATCGTCGCGGAAAACGAGTCGACGCTCATATTTGTCAACACGCGACAGACGGCCGAAGCACTCGGCTCGAGGTTCACCGAACTCGAGCTCCCGATCGGCGTCCACCACGGGTCGCTCTCGAAGGAGGCCCGAATCGACGTCGAAGATCGATTCAAGGCCGGCGAACTGGACGGCCTGCTCTGTACGTCGTCGATGGAACTGGGCATCGACGTCGGCCGCGTCGATCACGTCGTCCAGTACAAGAGCCCGCGGCAGGTGGCGCGCTTGCTTCAGCGCATCGGTCGCGCTGGCCACCGACAGGACGAGGTCTCGAGCGGGACCATCGTGACGACCCGTCCCGACGACACGTTCGAAGCGCTGGCGATCGCTCGACGGGCGCGAGACGGTGAGGTCGAACCGGCGGCGATCCACGACGGGAGCTTGGACGTGGTCGCGAACCAGCTTCCCGGCATCGTCCAGAGTCGCGACGCGATCCACGTCGAGGACGCCTACGAGACGATCTCGCGGGCGTACCCATTCCGCGATCTTCCAGTCGAGACGCTCCGGGAGGTCGTCTCGGAACTGCATCGAAACCGTCTCGTCTGGTTCGACGAGTCGGCGGATCGACTCGAGACGACCGGCGGCACCTGGCAGTACGTCTACTCGAACCTCTCGATGATCCCCGACGAGGCGACGTACGAGGTCCACGACATCGCCTCGGGGAGCCAGATCGGAACGCTCGACGAACGCTTCGTCGTCAACTTCGCCCAGCCGGGCGAGGTGTTCATCCAGCGCGGGGAGATGTGGCGAATCGCCGAAATCGACGACGAGGAGGCCCGCGTCAAGGTCAGTCCGATCGAAGACCCCGCCGGCGAAGTCCCCTCTTGGATCGGACAGGAAATCCCCGTCCCAGCGCCGGTCGCGCGCGAAGTCGGCGAGATTCGCGGCGTCGCGGAACCCCCGTTATCGGGTGGTGCAGACGCGAGCGCGGTCGGACGGGAACTCGAGGGCCGATATCCCGCCGACGCGTACACGCTCACGGAGGCCTGTGCGCAACTCGAGCGCCAGATCGAGACAGAAGCACCGATGCCGACGGCGGATCGGCTGGTCCTCGAGCGCCAGGGTCGGACCGTCGTGGTGAACGCACCCTTCGGCCACACGGTCAACGAGACGCTCGGCCGCGTGCTCTC comes from the Natronorubrum daqingense genome and includes:
- a CDS encoding asparagine synthase-related protein; amino-acid sequence: MLNSSEYSLGVTAYPEYPTAIYENETHWVYLEGRIYDDGGAERDHDGENEITREKGHDGADSGDKYGLLSLAETVFEHGDNERVEDWVTETDGEFLLVAYEKDSGRLALLNDALGRLPVYYAQDGETFVFSRELRYLVSEFGDSFDQMGIAQCLLLGHSLGERTLLEGVNRMRPASLLVFDPDHGLTTETTVQTFAFDENEHADRSAERNASELVSLFERACRQRSSSKGTDVISLSGGLDSRSVLAGYQIEEQSPVAATMESSEYVPQSDVEIARVIAAEFDVEWQTYQVSHPVGRDLETLIKTKNGQVGLLTSFILGFFRQIREEYGSSLSYITGDGGDMVLPDLTPARSLTMDELVDQVIQQYGIFPVEDVAEITGLSESAIRESIRSRFEEYPETDPNALYVHFRIYERAVNFLFEGEDRNRFFFWSTTPFYSLPFFTYAMHCPSEQKVQYNLYRTFLTDLSPEAARIRHPNYRAPVASSRHAMVAMIDDLLSRYPRVMESIKPVIKSVNDLDTEASLQPDTIECIRSQVNQCGAVSDVFSSEDVHQFLDSHADYGRVSIYRIFALTSFIDDISSNQPVLNTYRNNTFV
- a CDS encoding PGF-CTERM sorting domain-containing protein translates to MHRGIAVLAFTLTGLVFIGVVGLAAPAGIGADSATITASASTIESDVSEANGSVSEEAYVEPAPEEGELYYEAGDDDWVSYINPRDEYRSPYLGDGSGKIGVTLLNEAGEPIVGESVPDTTVTIETGEKLSWHSEANPVTVQYPLTDHYDRPLDSDQFGTTDDLVQGDGYMDTHSIEMHGLEENATIEYGEVQIEGEHADKIDVVGYIEQPNEAWDTDVDAIEDAESYEEVGGEWTYTPDGSHGQVVVVLQLDSDETGVDGEENDHSGTPVVSETGSAEGSSDDGDESDDSADGESDDGESDDGDNTDDADVIPGFGVPAVIVALALVALALTRRQSG
- a CDS encoding DEAD/DEAH box helicase; the protein is MSEGDVAAFTHLGETVRGALSERGFSTPTAPQRVAIPPLSAGEHTLVIAPTGSGKTETAMLPVFDHLLAEDGPPEGFGVLYVTPLRALNRDMRERLEWWGEYLGLEVDVRHGDTTQYQRGKQAENPPDVLVTTPETLQAMLTGKRLREALADVSHVVIDEVHELAASKRGAQLAVGLERLEDLASGVQRIGLSATVGDPGEVGNFLTGGRPCEIREIDVGSNVDVTVRQPEITDEDERLAGELMTEADTASHVRLIRDIVAENESTLIFVNTRQTAEALGSRFTELELPIGVHHGSLSKEARIDVEDRFKAGELDGLLCTSSMELGIDVGRVDHVVQYKSPRQVARLLQRIGRAGHRQDEVSSGTIVTTRPDDTFEALAIARRARDGEVEPAAIHDGSLDVVANQLPGIVQSRDAIHVEDAYETISRAYPFRDLPVETLREVVSELHRNRLVWFDESADRLETTGGTWQYVYSNLSMIPDEATYEVHDIASGSQIGTLDERFVVNFAQPGEVFIQRGEMWRIAEIDDEEARVKVSPIEDPAGEVPSWIGQEIPVPAPVAREVGEIRGVAEPPLSGGADASAVGRELEGRYPADAYTLTEACAQLERQIETEAPMPTADRLVLERQGRTVVVNAPFGHTVNETLGRVLSSLLGQQAGSSVGLETDPYRIELEVPSSVATSDVLALFEETDPDHVETIVELGLKNSDALAFRLAQVSAKFGALKRWQGNGSGRLSNDRLLAALEETPMYEESLREVFHEDLDAAGASAVLEGIQTGEIEVDTYRGRTPIGQGGRSSGGKELLAPENADASVINTVKERIQDDRVILLCTHCTDWKVTTKVRRVSDQPTCPECGSTRIASLNPWADEVVQAVRANEKDEEQESMTERAFRSAGLVQSHGRQAVIAMAARGVGPHNAARIINKLRENEAEFYRDILSKEREYARTQAFWD